One stretch of Dissulfurimicrobium hydrothermale DNA includes these proteins:
- the rplX gene encoding 50S ribosomal protein L24 gives MKVSKTNLRKNDRVIVLAGKDKAKVGKIIEILPGKYRARVEGINIIKKHTKPGPGSKGGIVEKEASIHISNLMLLCPKCTKPTRISHKFLENGKKIRVCKKCGDAIPDAN, from the coding sequence ATGAAGGTTTCAAAGACAAATTTACGCAAAAATGACCGTGTAATTGTTTTAGCCGGTAAAGATAAAGCAAAAGTAGGTAAAATTATAGAGATATTACCTGGTAAATACAGAGCACGTGTTGAAGGTATAAATATTATTAAAAAACATACGAAACCGGGTCCTGGTTCTAAAGGTGGTATTGTAGAAAAAGAGGCATCGATACATATATCCAATCTTATGCTTTTATGTCCTAAATGCACAAAACCAACCAGAATATCTCATAAATTCTTAGAAAATGGGAAAAAGATTCGTGTTTGTAAAAAATGTGGAGATGCAATTCCAGATGCAAATTAA
- the rplE gene encoding 50S ribosomal protein L5 produces the protein MVLIEQQYKEIAVPKLMEQFGYVNAFQVPRLEKVVLNMGLGEAIQNPKIIDSAMEELTRIAGQRAVVTRAKKSIAAFKLRTGVPIGCTVTLRRQRMYDFLTKLIHIAIPRIRDFRGISPKGFDGRGNYTLGIKEHIIFPEIEYDKVDKIKGLNITIVTTAKTDQEARYLLNAIGMPFRK, from the coding sequence ATGGTTCTTATAGAACAACAATATAAAGAAATAGCCGTTCCAAAATTGATGGAACAGTTTGGATATGTTAACGCATTTCAAGTTCCAAGATTGGAAAAGGTAGTTCTTAATATGGGTCTGGGAGAGGCTATACAGAATCCCAAAATTATAGATAGTGCAATGGAAGAGTTGACCAGGATAGCTGGACAAAGGGCGGTTGTAACTAGGGCAAAAAAATCGATCGCTGCTTTTAAACTAAGGACAGGAGTTCCTATCGGTTGTACTGTTACTTTGAGAAGACAGAGAATGTATGATTTTTTGACAAAACTTATACATATTGCCATTCCAAGAATTAGAGATTTTAGAGGTATATCTCCAAAAGGATTTGACGGCAGAGGGAATTATACGCTAGGTATAAAAGAACATATAATTTTCCCTGAAATAGAATACGATAAGGTAGATAAGATTAAAGGACTTAATATTACTATTGTAACTACAGCTAAAACCGATCAAGAAGCTAGATATCTTTTAAATGCAATTGGCATGCCTTTTCGTAAGTAA
- a CDS encoding type Z 30S ribosomal protein S14, whose product MSRKALLIKAQRKAKFKIRQYNRCPLCGRPRAFLRKFGICRICFRKMVSTGHIPGVVKASW is encoded by the coding sequence TTGTCTAGAAAGGCATTATTGATAAAAGCTCAACGCAAAGCTAAATTTAAAATTAGACAATATAATAGATGTCCATTATGTGGACGTCCAAGAGCTTTTTTGCGCAAATTTGGTATTTGTAGAATATGTTTTAGAAAAATGGTTTCAACGGGGCATATACCTGGAGTGGTTAAGGCTAGTTGGTAG
- the rpsH gene encoding 30S ribosomal protein S8, translating into MGMTDPIADMLTRIRNAISARHDRVDMPSSKLKINIAKLMKDEGYILNYRIIKENGKDVLRIALKYVDKNPIILGLKRISKPGRRIYCSHNKLPTIRGGLGIAVISTSKGILTDVQAKNNKVGGELLCAIW; encoded by the coding sequence ATGGGAATGACTGATCCAATAGCTGATATGTTGACACGTATCAGAAATGCAATATCTGCGAGACATGATCGTGTCGATATGCCTTCGTCGAAGTTAAAAATAAATATTGCTAAACTCATGAAAGACGAAGGATATATATTAAATTATCGTATTATAAAAGAAAATGGTAAAGATGTGTTAAGGATTGCTTTAAAATATGTTGATAAAAATCCAATTATTTTAGGATTGAAAAGAATTAGTAAGCCAGGAAGAAGAATATATTGCAGCCATAATAAGTTACCTACTATTCGCGGAGGGTTGGGAATTGCCGTAATATCGACATCAAAGGGAATTTTGACTGATGTTCAGGCTAAAAATAATAAAGTTGGCGGTGAGTTGCTTTGTGCAATTTGGTAA
- the rplF gene encoding 50S ribosomal protein L6 produces MSRIGKKPIPLPSGVKVNIEDNKITISGPKGILVRQISPLVTVELVDNQLLVKNMNDSRQSHSIHGLTRTLLNNMIIGVANGFQKELIVTGVGYKIEEKGDKLIFNLGHSHPIEFPLPKGITAKVDRQKIVRIILEGYDKELLGLVASKIRALRPPEPYKGKGIQFADENIIRKAGKTATKSKK; encoded by the coding sequence ATGTCTCGAATTGGTAAGAAACCTATTCCTTTGCCCTCGGGAGTAAAGGTAAATATAGAAGACAATAAAATTACTATAAGTGGGCCTAAGGGAATTTTGGTTAGACAAATTAGTCCATTGGTAACTGTTGAATTAGTTGATAATCAATTACTTGTTAAAAATATGAATGATTCACGGCAGTCTCATTCTATACATGGCCTTACCCGTACATTGTTAAATAATATGATTATAGGTGTTGCAAATGGATTTCAAAAAGAACTTATAGTTACGGGGGTTGGTTATAAGATTGAAGAAAAGGGCGATAAATTAATCTTTAATTTAGGACATTCTCATCCCATTGAATTTCCGTTGCCGAAAGGAATAACGGCTAAAGTTGATAGACAAAAAATAGTACGCATAATTTTAGAAGGATATGATAAAGAATTATTGGGATTAGTAGCTTCTAAGATTAGGGCATTAAGGCCGCCAGAACCTTATAAAGGCAAGGGTATTCAATTTGCCGATGAAAATATCATTCGTAAGGCAGGCAAAACAGCTACTAAATCAAAAAAATAA
- the rplR gene encoding 50S ribosomal protein L18 has product MKNLNKKIQARLKRKKRIRKKLFGNAERPRLSVFRTTKHIYAQIIDDEQHRTLVSVSSLSKELREKIASSETGSGKKDIARHVGQLLAIRAKDIGIAKVAFDRNGYLYHGRVKVLAEAAREGGLEF; this is encoded by the coding sequence ATGAAAAATCTTAACAAAAAGATACAAGCAAGATTAAAAAGAAAAAAACGTATTCGTAAAAAATTGTTTGGCAATGCCGAACGCCCCAGACTTTCGGTATTTAGAACAACGAAGCATATTTATGCCCAGATCATTGATGATGAACAACATAGAACATTGGTGTCGGTTTCGAGTCTATCTAAAGAATTGAGGGAAAAGATCGCTTCATCTGAAACGGGCAGCGGGAAAAAGGATATTGCTAGGCACGTTGGCCAATTATTAGCTATCCGCGCCAAAGATATTGGCATAGCAAAGGTTGCCTTTGATCGTAATGGTTATCTATACCATGGAAGGGTGAAGGTTTTGGCTGAAGCTGCCAGAGAAGGCGGCCTCGAATTTTAG
- the rpsE gene encoding 30S ribosomal protein S5 encodes MQEKTASEQGYIEKIVSINRVAKVVKGGRRFSFSALAIVGDGAGKVGFAVGKAKEVPDAFRKASEKARKRMIEIPMHGKTIPHEIIGEFGAGRVFLRPASPGTGVIAGAVVRAIMEAAGVQDILSKSLGTNNPHNIVHAAFKGLEMLKTSTAAAKMRSTTSEENLS; translated from the coding sequence ATGCAGGAAAAAACTGCATCTGAACAGGGATATATTGAAAAAATAGTCTCTATAAACAGGGTTGCTAAGGTTGTTAAGGGGGGAAGGAGATTCAGTTTCAGCGCCCTTGCAATAGTAGGTGATGGAGCAGGGAAGGTTGGTTTTGCCGTAGGAAAGGCAAAAGAAGTACCTGATGCGTTCCGTAAGGCCTCGGAAAAGGCCCGTAAGCGTATGATTGAAATCCCGATGCATGGTAAGACTATACCGCATGAGATTATCGGGGAATTCGGTGCAGGAAGGGTCTTTCTCAGGCCAGCTTCGCCAGGAACCGGGGTTATAGCTGGGGCAGTTGTCAGGGCTATCATGGAGGCGGCTGGTGTGCAGGACATATTGTCAAAGAGCCTTGGCACAAACAACCCTCACAATATCGTTCATGCAGCATTTAAGGGGTTAGAGATGTTGAAGACCTCCACGGCTGCAGCAAAGATGAGATCTACGACATCGGAAGAAAATTTAAGTTAA
- the rplO gene encoding 50S ribosomal protein L15 translates to MALDRLRPHTGAKKSKKRVGRGDGSGHGKTACRGEKGQRARTGGSISPGFEGGQMPLYRQLPKRGFKNPFKKIYGVLNIKDLEAFPDGSVIDIESAKKSGLMGKRFDLLKILSEGDIHKAIIVKAHAASSAAIKKIEAAGGRVELLSDNEVRL, encoded by the coding sequence ATCGCACTAGATAGATTAAGACCGCATACAGGCGCAAAGAAGTCAAAAAAACGAGTAGGTCGGGGTGACGGCTCCGGTCATGGCAAGACTGCGTGTAGGGGCGAAAAGGGCCAGCGGGCACGTACAGGCGGATCTATATCCCCTGGCTTCGAAGGGGGACAGATGCCCCTATACAGGCAATTGCCCAAGAGAGGCTTTAAAAATCCATTTAAAAAGATATATGGTGTGCTCAATATCAAAGACCTCGAGGCATTTCCTGATGGTAGTGTCATAGATATAGAGTCAGCCAAAAAGAGCGGTTTGATGGGCAAGCGATTTGATCTTCTTAAGATACTTAGCGAGGGAGATATTCACAAGGCTATAATTGTGAAGGCCCATGCAGCCAGTTCTGCTGCGATAAAAAAGATAGAGGCTGCAGGCGGAAGGGTTGAGCTATTATCCGACAATGAGGTCAGGCTTTAA
- the secY gene encoding preprotein translocase subunit SecY, whose protein sequence is MRGIESLAQTPELRKRIGFTLLMLAVYRVGVQIPAPGIDATALASFFARAQGTLFGLFDMFSGGALQKLSIFALGIMPYISASIILQLLTVAIPKLEALKKEGESGRKKISQYTRYGTVFLSVIQGLGIAIGLESMTAPNGVHVVAIPGWGFRLLTALTLMSGTIFLMWLGEQITERGIGNGISLIIFAGIVARLPSAIINTFNLMKTGEINFVLLLFLLVMMVFIVGFICFMERAYRRIPIHYAKRVVGRKIYGGQTSHLPLKINTAGVIPPIFASSIIMFPATIANFIQTPWMQKFAQLMRPGSLVYETIFVILIIFFCYFYTAITYNPIDIADNLKKYGGYIPGIRPGRKTSEFIDTILTRITLIGAIYISFICVLPSILIVNFNVPFYFGGTALLIVVGVAMDTMGQIESHLITRNYEGFIKGVKLKGR, encoded by the coding sequence ATGAGAGGGATCGAGAGTCTTGCTCAGACTCCTGAATTAAGAAAACGTATAGGCTTTACCTTATTGATGCTTGCTGTTTATAGGGTAGGTGTACAGATACCCGCGCCTGGAATTGACGCAACTGCATTGGCGTCTTTTTTTGCAAGGGCTCAGGGTACATTGTTCGGACTCTTTGATATGTTTTCCGGTGGTGCCTTGCAGAAGCTTTCCATTTTTGCATTGGGCATTATGCCATACATAAGTGCATCGATAATCCTTCAGCTCCTGACTGTGGCCATACCTAAACTCGAGGCCTTGAAAAAAGAAGGAGAGAGTGGTCGTAAGAAGATTAGTCAATATACAAGATATGGAACGGTTTTCCTGAGCGTAATTCAGGGACTAGGAATTGCTATAGGCCTAGAAAGCATGACGGCGCCTAATGGGGTGCATGTAGTTGCAATTCCTGGATGGGGTTTCAGATTATTGACAGCGCTTACGCTGATGTCTGGGACCATATTTCTAATGTGGTTAGGAGAACAAATAACGGAGAGGGGGATAGGTAACGGTATATCTCTGATTATATTTGCAGGCATAGTTGCCCGTTTACCTTCAGCTATAATAAATACATTCAATCTTATGAAAACAGGCGAGATTAATTTTGTTCTTTTATTGTTTTTGTTGGTTATGATGGTATTTATTGTAGGATTTATATGTTTTATGGAAAGGGCCTATAGGCGGATTCCTATACATTATGCCAAACGAGTAGTAGGCAGGAAGATTTATGGTGGGCAGACTTCGCATTTGCCGCTCAAAATCAACACTGCAGGCGTTATACCTCCGATATTTGCATCATCAATAATAATGTTTCCTGCTACAATAGCTAATTTTATTCAGACTCCATGGATGCAGAAATTTGCTCAATTGATGAGGCCTGGTAGTTTAGTTTATGAAACTATTTTTGTAATCTTAATCATTTTCTTCTGTTATTTTTATACAGCTATAACGTACAATCCTATTGATATAGCAGATAATTTAAAAAAATATGGAGGATATATACCAGGTATAAGGCCTGGAAGAAAAACTTCAGAATTTATAGATACTATTTTGACGAGAATTACCTTGATTGGTGCGATTTATATATCGTTCATATGTGTGCTTCCAAGCATATTGATTGTCAATTTCAATGTGCCATTTTATTTTGGAGGTACTGCTTTGTTGATAGTTGTTGGTGTTGCAATGGATACGATGGGCCAAATAGAATCGCATTTAATTACAAGAAATTATGAGGGATTTATTAAGGGCGTAAAACTCAAAGGCAGATAG
- the map gene encoding type I methionyl aminopeptidase: MRVANQIVAKILRELSGILRAGITTYDLDKIAEEKIKLYGATPAFKGYFGYPAATCISVNNEVVHGIPSKKRILKEGDVVSIDLGVVFDGYYGDAAITAAVVVGSEEGERLINVTRNALMLGIKEALPGANLGNISSAIQEYVEGANFSVVRKFVGHGIGRALHEPPEVPNYGKRGTGPILKEGMVLAIEPMVNAGGHDVKILDDGWTVVTVDGSLSAHFEHTIAVTRYGPEILSGLD, encoded by the coding sequence ATGAGGGTTGCCAATCAAATTGTTGCCAAGATTTTGAGAGAGCTTTCAGGGATATTGAGAGCGGGGATTACTACATACGATTTGGATAAGATCGCAGAAGAAAAGATAAAATTGTATGGAGCTACACCTGCGTTTAAGGGTTATTTTGGTTATCCCGCAGCGACTTGCATATCTGTCAATAATGAGGTAGTCCACGGCATACCATCAAAGAAACGGATTCTGAAAGAAGGGGATGTAGTTAGTATTGATTTGGGAGTTGTTTTTGATGGTTATTACGGCGATGCCGCAATAACCGCTGCAGTGGTTGTTGGTTCAGAAGAGGGTGAACGATTGATAAATGTTACGAGGAATGCCCTAATGCTAGGCATAAAAGAGGCATTGCCAGGGGCGAATCTGGGGAATATATCCTCGGCGATTCAAGAATATGTAGAAGGTGCAAATTTTAGCGTAGTCCGCAAGTTTGTAGGTCATGGTATAGGAAGAGCGCTTCACGAACCCCCAGAGGTGCCGAATTACGGCAAGCGTGGGACAGGGCCTATACTGAAGGAAGGAATGGTTTTGGCCATTGAGCCGATGGTAAATGCAGGTGGTCATGATGTAAAGATTTTGGATGACGGATGGACGGTCGTAACCGTAGACGGTTCTTTATCTGCACATTTTGAGCATACAATTGCCGTTACGAGGTATGGTCCTGAGATATTAAGTGGTCTTGATTGA
- the infA gene encoding translation initiation factor IF-1 gives MSKGDAIQLEGKVLETLPNAMFRVELENGHKILAHISGKMRMHYIRILPGDRVTVEVSPYDLTRGRIVYRAK, from the coding sequence ATGTCAAAAGGTGATGCTATACAGTTAGAGGGTAAGGTTTTGGAGACATTGCCAAATGCGATGTTTCGTGTAGAGTTGGAAAATGGCCACAAGATTTTGGCCCATATATCCGGTAAGATGCGGATGCATTATATAAGGATATTGCCAGGTGATAGAGTAACTGTTGAGGTGTCTCCATATGACCTTACACGCGGCAGGATTGTTTACCGTGCAAAATAG
- the rpmJ gene encoding 50S ribosomal protein L36 codes for MKVSASVKRRCKNCIVIRRKGVVRVICKNPRHKQRQG; via the coding sequence ATGAAAGTCAGTGCATCAGTTAAAAGGCGTTGTAAGAATTGTATCGTAATCCGCCGCAAAGGCGTGGTTAGGGTTATTTGCAAAAATCCGCGCCACAAACAGCGTCAAGGTTAA
- the rpsM gene encoding 30S ribosomal protein S13, producing the protein MARIAGVDLPKNKRLEVALTYIYGIGRATAQNILKKAAIDFNKKTDELTDDDITSLRKIIDTEYKVEGDLRRDVSMNIKRLMDLGCYRGLRHRKGLPVRGQRTKTNARTRKGPGSSLIKKKG; encoded by the coding sequence GTGGCCAGAATAGCAGGAGTGGATTTGCCTAAAAATAAGAGGCTTGAAGTTGCGCTGACATATATATATGGCATAGGCCGTGCTACAGCGCAAAATATACTTAAAAAGGCAGCTATCGATTTTAATAAAAAAACCGATGAATTAACCGATGACGATATAACATCCCTGAGAAAGATTATAGATACAGAATATAAAGTGGAAGGTGACCTGCGCAGGGACGTATCCATGAATATCAAAAGACTGATGGATTTGGGTTGTTACAGGGGTCTTCGACACCGCAAGGGGCTTCCTGTCAGGGGGCAGCGTACAAAGACAAACGCCAGAACTAGAAAAGGTCCGGGTTCTTCATTAATTAAGAAGAAGGGTTAA
- the rpsK gene encoding 30S ribosomal protein S11: MAPPKKGGRKEKKNLPEGIAHIQATFNNTIVTITDKQGNTVSWASSGTQGFKGSRKGTPFAAQIAAETAARKAAEHGMRSVEVHINGPGSGREAALRALQMAGFQIKVIKDVTPIPHNGCRPPKRRRV; encoded by the coding sequence ATGGCTCCACCAAAAAAGGGTGGTCGTAAAGAGAAGAAAAATCTGCCAGAAGGAATAGCGCATATCCAAGCTACATTTAACAATACTATAGTCACAATAACCGACAAACAAGGCAATACGGTTTCTTGGGCCAGTTCCGGTACCCAGGGGTTTAAAGGTTCAAGGAAAGGCACCCCCTTTGCCGCGCAAATCGCAGCGGAAACGGCGGCGCGCAAGGCGGCCGAGCATGGCATGAGGAGTGTTGAGGTTCATATAAACGGTCCCGGTTCAGGCAGAGAAGCGGCGCTAAGGGCCTTGCAGATGGCTGGTTTTCAGATAAAGGTGATCAAAGATGTCACGCCTATACCTCATAACGGTTGCAGACCGCCAAAGAGGCGCAGGGTTTAA
- the rpsD gene encoding 30S ribosomal protein S4 — translation MARYIEARCRICRREGIKLFLKGERCLSDKCSFERRGYAPGQHGQMRAKISDYGVRLREKQRLRRVYGVQEAQFRGYFDLADRQKGVTGVNLLRCLERRLDNVVYRLGFAESRFQARQLVRHGFFSVNNKRVNMPSFLVSPGDVIDVMDKENVILPIRQSQEAIARRGVPEWLELDAEKLQGRVKSLPERSHITLPINEQLIVEFYSK, via the coding sequence TTGGCTAGATATATTGAGGCGCGCTGTAGGATTTGTAGAAGGGAGGGCATCAAGCTCTTTTTGAAAGGCGAGAGGTGTCTTTCTGATAAATGTTCCTTTGAAAGGCGTGGTTATGCGCCTGGTCAGCATGGACAGATGAGGGCCAAGATCTCGGATTACGGCGTTCGTTTGAGAGAGAAACAGCGTCTTAGACGGGTATATGGTGTACAAGAGGCGCAGTTCAGGGGTTATTTCGATCTTGCTGATAGGCAGAAAGGGGTTACGGGCGTTAATTTGCTGCGCTGTTTGGAGAGGCGGCTTGATAATGTGGTGTACAGGCTCGGATTTGCAGAATCTCGCTTTCAGGCAAGGCAGCTTGTCAGACATGGTTTCTTTTCTGTAAACAATAAACGGGTAAATATGCCTTCATTTTTAGTATCTCCTGGTGATGTGATCGACGTAATGGATAAGGAAAATGTCATATTGCCCATTAGACAATCACAGGAAGCCATAGCGCGCAGAGGCGTGCCGGAATGGCTTGAGCTTGATGCAGAAAAGTTGCAAGGAAGGGTTAAATCTCTGCCAGAGAGATCTCATATAACCTTGCCTATAAATGAACAACTTATTGTTGAATTCTATTCAAAATAG
- a CDS encoding DNA-directed RNA polymerase subunit alpha, producing MTNQQAPYYRNWRELITPNKIEKHEGFTRNYAKFSCEPLERGYGITLGNALRRILLSSIQGAAIVSVKIDNVLHELSSVPGIIEDVTDIVLNLKGVRLKLFKDESSILILDKKGACEVKAGDIIAPNGGVEILNPEHHIATLSSEGELHMEMVAKWGKGYVPAERNKDPGQPVGTIAIDALFSPVSKVNFVVTRARVGQMTDYDKLTMEIWTDGSVAPDEALGYAAKILKKQLSVFISFDEEQESTSEHESIDIHTISDYLNRKIDELEFSVRSANCLKNANIHYIGDLVQKTEQEMLKTKNFGRKSLKEIKEVLGNMNLHLGMKLDGWVSPRKGKEKTAQQEEE from the coding sequence ATGACTAATCAACAAGCCCCTTATTATAGAAATTGGCGTGAATTAATTACCCCTAATAAAATAGAGAAGCATGAGGGGTTCACACGTAATTATGCTAAATTTAGCTGTGAACCTCTCGAAAGAGGCTATGGTATTACGCTTGGTAATGCCCTAAGAAGGATATTGCTTTCTTCAATTCAGGGTGCAGCGATAGTTTCGGTCAAAATAGACAATGTATTGCATGAATTGTCTAGTGTGCCAGGCATTATTGAAGATGTAACCGATATTGTATTGAATCTCAAAGGAGTACGTTTAAAGCTATTTAAAGACGAAAGCAGCATACTTATACTTGACAAAAAAGGTGCGTGTGAGGTTAAGGCAGGCGATATCATTGCCCCAAATGGAGGGGTGGAAATTTTGAATCCTGAGCACCATATAGCTACCCTATCATCTGAAGGCGAACTCCATATGGAGATGGTAGCTAAGTGGGGAAAAGGATATGTTCCTGCTGAAAGGAATAAGGATCCAGGGCAACCAGTTGGGACGATAGCGATTGATGCCTTGTTTTCGCCTGTTTCAAAGGTTAATTTTGTGGTTACGCGGGCCAGGGTTGGCCAGATGACCGATTATGACAAATTGACGATGGAGATATGGACGGATGGAAGTGTAGCCCCTGACGAGGCCCTTGGCTATGCGGCTAAGATATTGAAAAAGCAGCTTTCCGTCTTTATCTCTTTCGACGAGGAGCAGGAGTCTACGTCTGAGCATGAATCAATAGATATACATACGATAAGTGACTATCTTAACCGCAAGATAGACGAGCTTGAATTCTCGGTACGCTCTGCTAATTGTCTAAAGAATGCCAACATACATTATATCGGCGACCTCGTACAGAAGACGGAGCAAGAGATGCTCAAGACAAAAAATTTTGGCAGGAAATCGTTGAAAGAGATAAAAGAGGTTTTGGGCAACATGAATCTACACTTGGGTATGAAACTGGATGGATGGGTCTCGCCTAGAAAGGGCAAAGAAAAA